One Candidatus Afararchaeum irisae DNA segment encodes these proteins:
- a CDS encoding MBL fold metallo-hydrolase, which translates to MTVDSVSGCDGIYIVDFKMLGHDDHGAVYIVDDEETAIVDTGMSPGVDHIYDALDEVGIERNDVDYIIPTHVHLDHGGGTGFLADECENAEVVAHENAVPYLSDPDKIEKLVTSVKRAVGDMADGYGTAKPVDRDRIRSVEDGDVVDLGGRQLEVLYAPGHAPHQICLFDTHDEAIFTADEAGMNIAGELKPTTPPPNFDLEKNLESLERFKDLDPEVLLYGHYGARHDAVESLEEYSEILRDWVDEVEEVRENYETDDEVVDHFVESDHLYYDVWDDESASETIRMDVEGVLLYLDRQD; encoded by the coding sequence ATGACAGTAGACTCTGTCTCCGGATGTGACGGTATCTATATAGTCGACTTCAAGATGCTCGGACACGACGACCACGGCGCAGTCTATATCGTCGACGACGAAGAGACTGCTATAGTCGACACCGGAATGTCGCCCGGGGTCGACCATATCTACGACGCACTCGACGAAGTCGGAATCGAGAGGAACGACGTAGACTACATCATACCGACACACGTCCATCTCGACCACGGCGGTGGCACGGGATTCCTCGCCGACGAGTGTGAGAACGCCGAGGTCGTCGCCCACGAGAACGCAGTACCCTACCTCTCCGACCCCGACAAGATAGAAAAGCTCGTCACGAGTGTCAAACGCGCCGTCGGGGATATGGCTGACGGCTACGGTACAGCGAAGCCAGTCGACAGGGACAGGATAAGATCCGTCGAAGACGGTGACGTGGTCGATCTCGGCGGACGCCAACTCGAAGTCCTGTATGCTCCGGGACACGCCCCACACCAGATCTGTCTCTTCGACACCCACGACGAAGCGATATTTACCGCCGACGAGGCGGGGATGAACATAGCCGGCGAGCTTAAGCCCACGACTCCGCCACCTAACTTCGACCTCGAAAAGAACTTGGAAAGCCTTGAGAGGTTCAAGGATCTAGATCCCGAGGTTCTCCTCTACGGACATTACGGCGCGAGACACGACGCAGTCGAGTCTTTAGAAGAGTACTCCGAGATTCTGAGAGACTGGGTCGACGAGGTCGAGGAAGTACGCGAGAACTACGAGACCGACGACGAGGTCGTCGACCATTTCGTCGAGTCCGACCATCTCTACTACGACGTCTGGGACGACGAGTCGGCGTCTGAGACGATAAGGATGGACGTCGAGGGGGTTCTTCTCTACCTAGACAGGCAGGACTGA
- a CDS encoding SIMPL domain-containing protein (The SIMPL domain is named for its presence in mouse protein SIMPL (signalling molecule that associates with mouse pelle-like kinase). Bacterial member BP26, from Brucella, was shown to assemble into a channel-like structure, while YggE from E. coli has been associated with resistance to oxidative stress.), which yields MSQSRSYRYLAGVVLVSALLVSGALMVSQSSTTASAQTQPSSGKTVSVSATGEVEAQPDKAVVRVSSVARADDSQTARDRLAENVTNMRQALRQIGIDDDQIRTTDYRIDERTPRVVQPRKKTDEPETEYYARHGFEIELTNLSRVGKVIDTAIDNGATNIDGARYTLSDSTRRTVRNEALTEAMENAQSQAETLADAGGITVTGVHSVRTSESRFVPRESMMLQAGGDAGGASTTLESGPVTVTANVNVVYNATG from the coding sequence ATGTCACAGTCACGAAGCTACAGGTACTTAGCGGGTGTTGTGTTGGTGAGTGCTCTCCTCGTCTCGGGAGCACTCATGGTGAGTCAGAGTTCGACGACTGCGAGCGCACAGACACAGCCCAGTTCGGGAAAGACAGTCTCAGTCTCGGCAACGGGTGAGGTCGAGGCACAGCCCGACAAGGCGGTAGTTAGAGTCTCATCTGTCGCCAGGGCGGACGACTCACAGACTGCACGCGACAGACTCGCCGAGAACGTCACGAATATGAGGCAGGCTCTGAGACAGATTGGTATAGACGACGACCAGATACGTACGACTGACTACAGGATAGACGAGAGAACACCGCGCGTAGTCCAACCTCGGAAGAAGACTGACGAGCCCGAGACGGAGTACTACGCGAGACACGGGTTCGAGATAGAGCTCACTAACCTGAGTAGAGTCGGAAAAGTCATAGACACAGCCATCGACAACGGCGCGACCAACATCGACGGCGCGAGGTACACGCTGTCGGACTCGACGAGGAGAACTGTGAGGAACGAGGCTCTGACAGAAGCAATGGAGAACGCGCAGTCACAGGCTGAGACGTTAGCAGACGCGGGCGGTATTACAGTCACAGGCGTACATTCAGTGAGAACCTCGGAGTCGAGGTTCGTCCCTAGGGAAAGCATGATGTTACAGGCAGGCGGCGACGCAGGAGGTGCGAGCACTACGTTAGAGTCGGGTCCCGTGACTGTAACCGCGAACGTCAACGTCGTCTACAACGCCACAGGATGA